The Streptomyces sp. WZ-12 genome segment TCGACCTCTCGCACATCGACCGGAACTCCATCGCGATGCCGATCCTGATGGCGATCGTCGGCGTGTGGCTGGAGCACACCTGGATCCGGCCGGACCGCAAGAAGCGGATCTTCCTGGTCGAGGAGGCGTGGCACATCATCAACTCGCCGTTCGTGGCCCAACTCTTCCAGCGGCTGCTGAAGTTCGGCCGCCGGTTGGGCCTGTCCTTCGTGGCCGTCGTGCACCACCTCAGCGACGTGGTGGACGGGGCGGCGGCGCGGGAGGCGGCGGCGATCCTGAAGATGGCGTCCACCCGGACCATCTACGCGCAGAAGGCCGACGAGGCGCGCGCCACCGGGCGGGTGCTGGGGCTGCCGCGCTGGGCGGTGGAGATCATTCCGACGCTGACGCCGGGCATCGCCGTCTGGGACGTCAACGGCAACGTCCAGGTGGTCAAGCACCTCATCACCGAGGCCGAGCGTCCGCTGGTCTACACGGACCGGGCGATGACCGAGTCGTCGCCGCTGCCAACGGACGAGGCGCGCGCGCTGGCGCTGGCGGCGGACGCCGAGGCCGAGGCGCGGGCCGAAGCGATCGCGATGGAAAGGCAGTTGCGGGACGAGTCGAGCGAGACGGTGGCGTGACGCGCGGAGACGACGAGGACGGGTACGGCCGCGGCTACGGTCCGTACGACGACCGGGGGGACGGTCGGGGCGGGCGTCATGGCCACGGCCGCGGGGGCGGCCGGCCCCGGAGCCGGGGCGTGCCCGACGCGCTGCTGGTGGGGCTGATCGGCTTCCTGCTCGGCCTGACCCTGGTGGTGTGGACGGCGACCGGCCTGGCCGGGCTGCTGGCGCACGGCGGTTGGCCGTCGGGGGTGACCTACGGCGGGACGCCGCTGGCGCTGCCGCACCTGGTCTCCGCGCCGCACGACATCGCGGCGGCCTGGCCCGACGCGCCGAAGGGCCAACTGCCCGGCTACGGCCTGTTCTGGGGGCTGTTCGTCGGCGAGTTGATGGTGCTGCTGGTGCTGGCGATCTTCGTGCTGGGGACGGTCACCCGGTACCGGGCCGTACGGGCGACGCGGCGGGCTCAACGGGCCGGCGCGGGGCCGCGGGCGGCGGGGGCGCGCGGGGTGGCGCCCGAGGCGGCGGAGGGTGCGGGGGCGCCGGTGGCGCAGCCCGCGCCGCAACCCGCCGCCCCGCAGGCTCCGGTGGCACCGGCGGTCCCTTCGGTCCCGGTGGCACCGTCAGTCCCGGAGACCGCTGTGGCGCCGGCCAGTCCGGCGCCGTCCCCTCCGGCGGCGGCACCGCCGGTCGCCGAGCCGGTGCCCGAACAGCGCGCCGCCGACGCACCCGCGGTCGCGGCGGCCCCGGCCGCCGAACCGGCCCTTCCCCGGCTGCAGTTCGACCGCGAGCGGGCCGCCGCGGTGGCCGCGGCGTTGGCCGCCGCCACCGCGGCGCCCGGCCCCCTGGTCGTCGCCACCACCGATCCCGCGCTCTGGGCCGAGACCAAGGACGCCCGCGCCAAGCTGGGGCCGCTGCTGGCCTACGACCCCACGCACCGCCTGGACACCCCGGCCCGGCTGCGCTGGTCGCCCACCGCGGGCTGCGAGGACATCGTCACCGCCACCGCCCGGGCCGCCGCG includes the following:
- a CDS encoding TraM recognition domain-containing protein — translated: MPDALLVGLIGFLLGLTLVVWTATGLAGLLAHGGWPSGVTYGGTPLALPHLVSAPHDIAAAWPDAPKGQLPGYGLFWGLFVGELMVLLVLAIFVLGTVTRYRAVRATRRAQRAGAGPRAAGARGVAPEAAEGAGAPVAQPAPQPAAPQAPVAPAVPSVPVAPSVPETAVAPASPAPSPPAAAPPVAEPVPEQRAADAPAVAAAPAAEPALPRLQFDRERAAAVAAALAAATAAPGPLVVATTDPALWAETKDARAKLGPLLAYDPTHRLDTPARLRWSPTAGCEDIVTATARAAALLAPVRPASTLDAALADAAQTLLRCWLHAAALDGRPFRQLHRWAHAAGGAQEPVRILRTNPKASSGQAGELESVLTAHTERRERAKELVGRTLTALSSVHIRDASNPLRSDALALESFVAEGGTLYLVGESIEDPRTDPGAMPLLTALLSHVVEHGRRMAERSSAGRLDPPLTLVLDDIAALAPLPALPELLQTGRQRGLLTLATMRSREQARARWSQDFATA